From one Luteipulveratus mongoliensis genomic stretch:
- a CDS encoding pentapeptide repeat-containing protein has product MTDEELTDASYDGPGLRAVVESARGPVTLTRCDAQDADLRDADLSEATFVDCTLDRVDLRGAQLADARFVGCRLMGANFERVRGLGFRLERCNLFAATLVGAPLARTDLSGCRLTEAVLRGADLRWCTFDGCDLLNADLHMALLEGADLRGAALGPCDLDRLKAMKGAIVTTRQATEILEDLAGITISDPN; this is encoded by the coding sequence ATGACAGACGAGGAGCTGACGGACGCGTCGTACGACGGACCTGGGCTGCGCGCGGTCGTGGAGTCCGCCCGTGGTCCGGTCACGCTGACCCGGTGCGACGCTCAGGACGCCGACCTGCGTGACGCGGATCTGTCAGAGGCCACCTTCGTGGACTGCACGCTGGACCGGGTGGACCTGCGGGGCGCTCAGCTGGCGGACGCGCGCTTCGTCGGGTGCCGTCTGATGGGTGCCAACTTCGAGCGGGTGCGCGGGTTGGGCTTCCGACTGGAGCGGTGCAACCTGTTCGCCGCGACGCTGGTCGGTGCTCCCCTGGCCCGCACCGACCTGTCCGGCTGCCGACTGACGGAGGCCGTGCTCCGCGGTGCCGACCTGCGGTGGTGCACCTTCGACGGCTGCGACCTGCTCAACGCCGACCTCCACATGGCACTGCTCGAGGGCGCCGACCTGAGGGGTGCCGCTCTCGGGCCGTGTGACCTGGACCGGCTGAAGGCGATGAAGGGCGCGATCGTGACGACGCGTCAGGCCACCGAGATCCTCGAGGACCTCGCCGGCATCACGATCAGCGACCCCAACTGA
- a CDS encoding DUF1304 domain-containing protein: MLVAIPAALAALVHVYIFVIESLRFTHPSTLKAFGIRSVEEAEVMKPWAFNQGFYNLFLAIITAVGLILHAGNHDEAGVALVASATASMLAAALILGGSDRSKLRGAVVQGLFPLLTVIALLATGW, translated from the coding sequence ATGCTCGTGGCGATCCCGGCGGCGCTCGCCGCCCTGGTGCACGTCTACATCTTTGTGATCGAGTCGCTGCGCTTCACCCATCCGTCGACGTTGAAGGCGTTCGGGATCCGCTCGGTCGAGGAGGCGGAGGTGATGAAGCCGTGGGCCTTCAACCAAGGCTTCTACAACCTCTTCCTCGCCATCATCACGGCGGTCGGTCTGATCCTCCACGCGGGCAACCACGACGAAGCCGGCGTCGCACTGGTGGCCTCCGCCACGGCGTCCATGCTGGCGGCCGCCCTCATCCTCGGAGGCAGTGATCGCAGCAAGCTGCGCGGCGCTGTCGTACAGGGCCTGTTCCCTCTGCTCACGGTCATCGCGCTGCTCGCCACGGGCTGGTAA
- a CDS encoding alpha-mannosidase, which yields MHDNAAFVRARLKRFRQEYLPAALYRERHPLTLTRWDAPGEPVPYDEATSQSYAPFVAGAGIDSRWGRPWGTTWFHVTGSIPEGWADVAGTQLEAVIDLGFNDAGPGFQAEATTYGPKGTIIKGIEPRNAHVPIEAIRGEQGDIDFYVEAAANPFIAENGWFMPTPLGSKETAGTQELYEFRSLDIALLDVAVWELTQDIWVLAGYLEELPADSPRLAVISRALDRMLDAVDPRDLASTAAAGREALAPVLASPAVASAHQVIATGHAHIDSAWLWPTRETVRKCARTFSNVVDLMDQHPDFVFACSSAQQFEWIREHYPELFERIRAKVAAGQFVPVGGMWVESDTNLPGGEALARQLIEGKQFFLEQFGVDTQEVWLPDSFGYTAAMPQLVKASGSTYFLTQKISWNDTNTMPHHTFQWEGIDGTRVFTHFPPVDTYNSELSATELLRAEHQFREKGGTNISLVPFGFGDGGGGPTREMLGAAERQRDLEGAPKVTIASPREFFDRASEDYPDAPTWSGELYLEYHRGTYTSQARTKRGNRRSEHLLREAELWASAAAVRGDYDYPYDELQRLWRIVLLNQFHDILPGSSISWVYEDAERTYEEIERSLESIIGEALKSLGGEGDSRVRLNAGPYARAGVPALGAAPTDSSSEKASVAKGADGSVTLSNDALTVTVDPRGELVSVVDLQADRELIPTGMTGNHLQLFEDIPNEWDAWDVNEHYRRNEIEVSGATAVDIDGDAVVVTRQIAESTVQQRISLSTESPAVDIDTTVSWQERQRLLKVAFPVDVHADRATSEIQFGHVHRPIHQNTSWDAARFETCAHRWVHVGEPGYGVSVANDATYGHDIQRISTNEGVATQVRLSLLRAPQFPDPDADTGEHRMRYSIRPGASIADAVAEGYRLNLPIREVDLGAAPEALVSVDGPAVVEAVKLAADRSGDVVVRLYEPHGGRSRSTVTVVDHGDVAETDLLEREIEPKALRTNGSGAAEIDLRPFQIVTLRFRRP from the coding sequence ATGCACGACAACGCCGCCTTTGTCCGAGCGCGCCTGAAGCGATTCCGTCAGGAGTACCTCCCGGCCGCGCTTTACCGCGAACGACACCCGCTCACCCTCACGCGATGGGACGCGCCGGGCGAGCCAGTGCCGTACGACGAGGCGACCTCTCAGTCGTACGCACCCTTCGTGGCCGGTGCCGGGATCGACTCCCGCTGGGGTCGTCCGTGGGGCACGACCTGGTTCCACGTCACGGGTTCGATCCCGGAGGGCTGGGCGGATGTCGCGGGCACTCAGCTCGAGGCGGTGATCGACCTCGGCTTCAACGACGCCGGCCCTGGCTTCCAGGCCGAGGCCACCACGTACGGCCCAAAAGGCACGATTATCAAGGGAATCGAGCCGCGCAACGCCCACGTCCCGATCGAGGCGATCAGGGGCGAGCAGGGTGACATCGACTTCTACGTCGAGGCTGCGGCCAACCCCTTCATCGCCGAGAACGGCTGGTTCATGCCGACGCCGCTGGGCTCCAAGGAGACGGCTGGGACGCAAGAGCTCTACGAGTTCCGCAGCCTCGACATCGCGCTCCTCGACGTGGCCGTCTGGGAGCTGACTCAGGACATCTGGGTCCTCGCCGGCTACCTCGAGGAGCTCCCGGCTGACTCGCCGCGGCTGGCCGTCATCAGCCGCGCACTGGACCGGATGCTCGACGCGGTCGACCCGCGCGATCTGGCCAGCACCGCTGCGGCCGGACGCGAGGCGCTCGCACCGGTGCTCGCCTCCCCCGCCGTCGCCAGCGCGCACCAGGTCATCGCGACCGGACACGCGCACATCGACTCCGCGTGGTTGTGGCCGACTCGAGAGACGGTGCGCAAGTGCGCGCGCACGTTTTCCAACGTGGTCGACCTGATGGACCAGCATCCGGACTTCGTCTTCGCGTGCTCCTCTGCGCAGCAGTTCGAGTGGATCCGTGAGCACTACCCGGAGCTGTTCGAGCGGATCAGGGCCAAGGTCGCGGCCGGTCAGTTCGTGCCGGTCGGAGGTATGTGGGTGGAGTCCGACACCAACCTGCCCGGCGGAGAAGCGTTGGCACGTCAGCTGATTGAGGGCAAGCAGTTCTTCCTCGAGCAGTTCGGCGTCGACACGCAGGAGGTCTGGCTGCCCGACTCGTTCGGCTACACCGCGGCCATGCCACAGCTGGTGAAGGCATCGGGGTCGACGTACTTCCTGACCCAGAAGATCTCCTGGAACGACACCAACACGATGCCGCACCACACGTTCCAGTGGGAGGGCATCGACGGCACTCGGGTCTTCACGCACTTCCCCCCGGTCGACACCTACAACTCCGAGCTGTCCGCGACCGAGCTGCTCCGCGCCGAGCACCAGTTCCGTGAGAAGGGCGGCACCAACATCTCGTTGGTGCCGTTCGGCTTCGGCGACGGTGGAGGCGGGCCCACGCGCGAGATGCTCGGCGCCGCCGAGCGTCAGCGTGACCTCGAGGGAGCACCCAAGGTCACGATCGCCAGCCCGAGGGAGTTCTTCGACCGCGCCTCCGAGGACTACCCCGACGCACCCACGTGGTCCGGTGAGCTCTACCTCGAGTACCACCGCGGCACGTACACCTCCCAGGCCCGGACCAAGCGCGGCAACCGGCGCAGCGAGCACCTGCTGCGTGAGGCCGAGCTGTGGGCGTCCGCCGCCGCAGTCCGCGGCGACTACGACTACCCGTACGACGAGCTGCAGCGCCTGTGGCGAATCGTGCTGCTCAACCAGTTCCACGACATCCTGCCCGGCTCGTCGATCAGCTGGGTCTACGAGGACGCGGAGCGCACCTACGAGGAGATCGAGCGCAGCCTCGAGTCGATCATCGGCGAGGCGCTGAAATCGCTTGGTGGCGAAGGAGACTCACGCGTCCGCCTGAACGCTGGACCGTACGCTCGTGCCGGCGTTCCCGCCCTCGGCGCGGCACCGACTGACTCGTCTTCCGAAAAGGCATCGGTAGCCAAGGGCGCCGATGGATCGGTCACTCTCAGCAACGATGCGCTGACGGTCACCGTCGATCCCCGGGGCGAGCTCGTGTCAGTCGTCGACCTCCAGGCAGACCGCGAGCTCATCCCGACCGGCATGACCGGCAACCACCTGCAGCTCTTCGAGGACATCCCGAACGAGTGGGATGCCTGGGACGTCAACGAGCACTACCGGCGCAACGAGATCGAGGTGTCCGGCGCCACGGCTGTCGACATCGATGGCGACGCCGTCGTTGTCACCCGGCAGATCGCGGAATCGACTGTCCAGCAACGTATTTCGCTGAGCACCGAGTCACCCGCGGTGGACATCGACACTACGGTCAGCTGGCAGGAGCGGCAGCGGCTGCTCAAGGTGGCGTTCCCCGTGGACGTCCACGCCGACCGCGCCACGTCGGAGATCCAGTTCGGCCACGTCCACCGCCCCATCCACCAGAACACCTCGTGGGACGCAGCCCGCTTCGAGACCTGTGCCCACCGCTGGGTCCACGTCGGCGAGCCCGGCTATGGCGTCTCCGTGGCCAACGATGCGACGTACGGGCATGACATCCAACGGATCTCGACGAATGAGGGTGTGGCCACCCAGGTCCGTCTGTCTCTGCTCCGGGCGCCGCAGTTCCCCGACCCGGACGCCGACACCGGTGAGCACCGCATGCGCTACAGCATCCGCCCTGGAGCCTCGATCGCCGACGCGGTGGCCGAGGGCTACCGGCTCAATCTGCCGATCCGGGAGGTCGACCTGGGTGCAGCACCCGAGGCATTGGTCAGCGTGGACGGGCCCGCGGTCGTCGAGGCGGTCAAGCTCGCAGCCGACCGGTCAGGCGACGTCGTCGTACGCCTCTATGAGCCGCATGGCGGCCGGTCTCGTTCGACTGTGACGGTGGTCGACCACGGCGACGTGGCCGAGACCGACCTTCTCGAGCGAGAGATCGAGCCGAAGGCGTTGCGCACCAACGGATCTGGCGCTGCCGAGATCGATCTTCGACCGTTCCAGATCGTCACGTTGCGCTTCCGGCGCCCCTGA
- a CDS encoding extracellular solute-binding protein, with the protein MADWITRPDHTRRDVLRLVGGAAVAVPFAALAGCSSNSGKTLRVSYQQFGSGKIMSNYLTKVAAQFSKAHPDITVELVPLVAAENDYFTKNELMMSSSRTACDLVYEDTFILKSDVAAGYLQPIDHLLDKWPMWDQFYPITQTAVQAEDGKHYGVPIFTDTRAIWHNKDLLAKAGFPAPWQPRTWDDILTAARAVKKKLPGVVPINIYAGKASGEKTSMQGFEMLLYGTRSKLYDEKHKKWVLGSKGFIDSLQMIKTIFDEKLGPPIANALDPNLSETVSSDWFPHGKLAMAVDGCWIGGAWGEGAAAAWPEAHKVLKLAKMPTQHGEAPGLVTLSGGFSWAMPAKASQPDLAWQFVEQMMGTQNMTDFAIADNQISVRRDIAAQPRYQNSSPTVGFFTELVKNTTYRPALAPYPQISNAIQVATESVMIGSKSPQAAAKSYDAAVIDIVGKSETMKEA; encoded by the coding sequence ATGGCGGACTGGATCACGAGACCGGACCACACTCGTCGTGACGTGCTCAGACTGGTCGGCGGGGCGGCAGTGGCAGTGCCCTTCGCCGCCCTGGCCGGGTGCAGCTCGAACAGCGGCAAGACCCTTCGGGTGAGCTATCAGCAGTTCGGGTCCGGCAAGATCATGAGCAACTACCTGACCAAGGTGGCGGCGCAGTTCAGCAAGGCTCACCCGGACATCACGGTCGAGCTGGTGCCCCTGGTCGCGGCGGAGAACGACTACTTCACCAAGAACGAGCTGATGATGAGCTCGTCGCGGACGGCGTGCGACCTGGTCTACGAGGACACGTTCATCCTCAAGTCCGACGTCGCGGCCGGCTATCTGCAACCGATCGACCACCTGCTCGACAAGTGGCCGATGTGGGACCAGTTCTATCCGATCACGCAGACCGCGGTGCAGGCCGAGGACGGAAAGCACTACGGCGTACCGATATTCACCGACACGCGTGCGATCTGGCACAACAAGGACCTGCTCGCCAAGGCCGGGTTCCCCGCGCCGTGGCAGCCCCGCACCTGGGACGACATCCTGACCGCGGCGCGAGCCGTCAAGAAGAAGCTGCCCGGCGTCGTACCGATCAACATCTACGCCGGCAAGGCGTCCGGCGAGAAGACGTCCATGCAGGGCTTCGAGATGCTGCTCTACGGCACCAGGTCGAAGCTCTACGACGAGAAGCACAAGAAGTGGGTGCTCGGCAGCAAGGGCTTCATCGACAGCCTGCAGATGATCAAGACGATCTTCGACGAGAAGCTCGGGCCGCCGATCGCGAATGCGCTCGACCCCAACCTCAGCGAGACGGTCTCCAGCGACTGGTTTCCCCACGGCAAGCTCGCCATGGCGGTCGACGGTTGCTGGATCGGTGGTGCGTGGGGCGAGGGCGCCGCCGCCGCCTGGCCGGAGGCTCACAAGGTCCTCAAGCTGGCCAAGATGCCGACCCAGCACGGTGAGGCGCCCGGCCTGGTGACTCTGTCGGGCGGCTTCTCGTGGGCGATGCCGGCCAAGGCGTCCCAGCCCGACCTGGCCTGGCAGTTCGTCGAGCAGATGATGGGCACCCAGAACATGACCGACTTCGCGATCGCGGACAACCAGATCTCCGTACGCCGCGACATCGCCGCCCAGCCGCGCTACCAGAACTCCTCACCGACGGTCGGGTTCTTCACCGAGCTGGTGAAGAACACGACGTATCGGCCGGCGCTGGCGCCCTATCCACAGATCTCCAACGCCATTCAGGTCGCGACGGAGTCGGTGATGATCGGGTCGAAGTCCCCACAGGCGGCAGCCAAGTCATACGACGCCGCGGTCATCGACATCGTCGGCAAGTCCGAGACGATGAAGGAGGCGTGA
- a CDS encoding carbohydrate ABC transporter permease: MATLTETAARRDSAEPPDRRPHRRTAARGIPLLPAVLVLGAFLAGPVLYSIYLAFTNRALRGEGASETSFVGLDNFRTAFDTSEFWNAVGLTLVFTVVSGIIGQNVLGMALALLLRRSATWVGVLTGTIVVGAWIVPEVVAGYLWYTFLSDGGSLNGILGFLHLPNQDWLIASPIIAVSFANIWRGTAFAMLTYSAALSQVSPELDESAQIDGAGPVRRFWSITLPLLRRSIMTCLMLTTLQTLSVFGLIYVMTGGGPGIQSQTLPLYMYEQAFSYGQLGYGTAVALMLLLVGGLAALAYLRVLPKEDKE, translated from the coding sequence ATGGCGACACTCACGGAGACGGCTGCCCGACGAGACAGCGCCGAACCACCTGACCGACGTCCGCACCGTCGTACGGCAGCACGCGGAATCCCTTTGCTGCCAGCGGTACTCGTGCTCGGAGCCTTCCTGGCCGGTCCCGTCCTCTACAGCATCTATCTCGCGTTCACCAACCGTGCGCTGCGCGGCGAGGGCGCGTCCGAGACGTCGTTCGTCGGACTCGACAACTTCCGTACCGCGTTCGACACGTCGGAGTTCTGGAACGCCGTCGGCCTCACGCTGGTGTTCACGGTCGTGTCGGGGATCATCGGTCAGAACGTCCTCGGCATGGCGCTCGCGCTGCTGCTGCGGCGGTCGGCCACCTGGGTCGGCGTCCTGACCGGCACGATCGTGGTCGGAGCCTGGATCGTGCCCGAGGTCGTCGCCGGATACCTCTGGTACACCTTCCTTTCCGACGGTGGCTCGCTCAACGGCATCCTCGGCTTCTTGCATCTGCCGAATCAGGACTGGCTCATCGCCTCACCGATCATTGCGGTGTCGTTCGCCAACATCTGGCGAGGCACGGCGTTCGCGATGCTGACCTACTCCGCCGCCCTCTCCCAGGTCTCCCCCGAGCTGGATGAGAGCGCGCAGATCGACGGAGCCGGCCCCGTACGCCGCTTCTGGTCGATCACCCTGCCGCTGCTGCGGCGCTCGATCATGACGTGTCTAATGCTCACCACGCTGCAGACGCTGTCGGTGTTCGGGCTGATCTACGTGATGACCGGTGGCGGCCCCGGCATCCAGAGCCAGACCCTGCCGCTCTACATGTACGAGCAGGCGTTCAGCTACGGGCAGCTGGGATACGGCACCGCCGTCGCCCTGATGCTGCTGCTGGTGGGCGGTCTCGCCGCCTTGGCCTACCTGCGCGTGCTGCCGAAGGAGGACAAGGAATGA
- a CDS encoding carbohydrate ABC transporter permease: MSTESATLTGVGAATAKAGRRGGHAKRNLTVKAGSSVILLIIAVVFCIPLLWVILASINPNASLSVEWPGSPSTDNYRAVLNTDTTYRPIWNSVILCGGGTILTMICSALAAYPLSRYQSRAKRPFLLTIIFATGLPITAIMVPVYAMFVRVNLIDSMIGAIFFLAASSLPYAIFLMKNFMDGVPKELEESAWTEGAGTLRALWSIVLPLMRPGTAVVMMLTFAKMWGDFFVPFMLLLSPDKLPASVSLFTFSSQYGQVAYGQLAAFSILYSLPVVLLYLVLGRRLRDGFVAAGGLKG; this comes from the coding sequence ATGAGCACCGAATCAGCAACCCTGACCGGCGTCGGAGCCGCAACCGCCAAGGCCGGCCGCCGTGGCGGGCATGCCAAACGCAATCTCACCGTCAAGGCCGGCTCGTCGGTCATTCTCCTCATCATCGCCGTGGTGTTCTGCATACCGCTGCTCTGGGTGATCCTTGCCTCCATCAACCCGAATGCCTCGCTGTCCGTGGAGTGGCCGGGCAGCCCGAGCACCGACAACTACCGCGCGGTGCTCAATACGGACACGACGTATCGGCCGATCTGGAACTCCGTGATTCTCTGCGGTGGCGGGACGATCCTGACCATGATCTGCTCGGCGCTGGCAGCGTACCCGCTCAGTCGTTACCAGTCGCGCGCCAAGCGGCCATTCCTGCTCACCATCATCTTCGCGACCGGCTTGCCTATCACCGCGATCATGGTCCCGGTCTATGCGATGTTCGTGCGGGTCAACCTGATCGACTCGATGATCGGCGCCATCTTCTTTCTCGCGGCGTCGTCCTTACCGTACGCGATCTTCTTGATGAAGAACTTCATGGACGGAGTCCCCAAGGAGCTCGAGGAGAGCGCCTGGACCGAAGGCGCCGGGACGCTTCGGGCCCTCTGGTCGATCGTGCTGCCGCTGATGCGGCCCGGCACCGCCGTCGTCATGATGCTGACGTTCGCCAAGATGTGGGGCGACTTCTTCGTGCCCTTCATGCTGCTGCTGTCACCCGACAAATTGCCCGCGTCAGTCAGTCTCTTTACCTTCTCCTCACAGTACGGACAGGTGGCGTACGGGCAGCTCGCGGCCTTCTCGATCCTCTACTCTCTGCCGGTTGTGCTGCTTTATCTCGTACTCGGTCGGCGCCTGCGAGACGGATTTGTCGCCGCCGGTGGCTTGAAAGGCTGA
- a CDS encoding NlpC/P60 family protein — protein MGSANKAIYQFVRHSPPARTDVYDGTGKLVATFTDRARTVTLAGPARTFAEAGSTSATVRQSTWVRVAPRAWSAGEASASWVRPWLNAVVGSPVGDILTLAMQYVDGAPNITDADGTRYAGDAAYGPIVAGEHLEGSDIQDYLGVPWTFDDGVTRMPRTDRYGMVDCSGFVRLLLGLRFGFPLLSGYVAGPGLPRRAQDLAARGPGTMVIPDTGVRPTNLAALRPGDLLFFSTEGDGIINHVAFYLGIDSAGRRRFFSSRKTFEGPTMGDVGGVSVLDGNGYYAVGLRSARRV, from the coding sequence ATGGGCAGCGCAAACAAAGCGATCTACCAGTTCGTCAGGCACAGCCCACCTGCCCGGACCGACGTGTACGACGGCACGGGCAAGCTGGTCGCGACATTCACCGACCGAGCACGCACCGTGACGTTGGCCGGACCGGCACGGACGTTCGCCGAGGCCGGCAGCACTTCCGCGACCGTGCGGCAGTCCACGTGGGTGCGGGTCGCGCCGAGGGCTTGGTCAGCCGGCGAGGCGAGCGCCTCCTGGGTGCGTCCGTGGCTGAATGCCGTCGTCGGGAGCCCGGTCGGCGACATCCTCACCCTGGCGATGCAGTATGTCGACGGAGCGCCGAACATCACCGATGCCGACGGCACCCGCTATGCGGGGGACGCGGCGTACGGTCCGATCGTCGCCGGCGAGCACCTCGAAGGGTCGGACATCCAGGACTACCTCGGCGTGCCGTGGACCTTTGACGACGGCGTCACCAGAATGCCCAGGACCGATCGGTACGGCATGGTGGACTGCTCGGGTTTCGTCCGGCTGCTGCTCGGACTCCGGTTCGGCTTTCCGCTGCTCAGCGGGTACGTCGCCGGCCCCGGTCTCCCCCGACGTGCCCAGGACCTGGCCGCCCGAGGGCCCGGCACGATGGTCATCCCGGACACCGGCGTACGTCCCACCAACCTCGCGGCGCTGCGGCCCGGCGACCTGCTCTTCTTCAGCACCGAGGGTGACGGGATCATCAATCACGTGGCGTTCTACCTCGGGATCGACAGCGCTGGGCGACGTCGGTTCTTCTCCAGCCGCAAGACGTTCGAGGGCCCCACCATGGGTGACGTCGGAGGCGTGTCCGTGCTGGACGGCAACGGCTACTACGCGGTCGGCCTGCGCAGTGCCCGTCGAGTCTGA
- a CDS encoding M1 family metallopeptidase, with the protein MGGHLHGGRRAVAALGVTLLAAVAVGGCDDPTPQRAPSSPTMSPSPASSPGPADIARWAAGRSDPVPDTIYPSRGNAGLDVLHYGLDLTWSQQTRTLTGTAALQLRATADLPRITLDFLHDYVIDSVTVNGKSVSGSTSPQDKLTVPTPLTKDAAAAVVVRYHGTPRPIADPSKRTDIEPLGLTVTPTGELWTMQEPYGALTWYPVNDQPSDKALYDIAVTAPAGWVGVASGTPAGTSGQTNRYTTTDPVSSYLTTVAVGPFKKEEANGPRGLPLTYWVRPQDADELEVARESPAMIAWLEQRFGPYPFASGGLVVVDSRSAMETQQLVTMGQMGPVGIGRPRFERNLLHEYAHQWFGDTVSPKTWKDVWLNEGWAYYAQVLWQQDKDHTPNADLDQMMLTEDAADRKESGPPGTPRADSFAARNVYTCAAAMLHQIRKTVGDTAFFTMARGWSQEHRNGSADRATFIAYVNKSTGRDLTALINTWLDSTTQPRPVT; encoded by the coding sequence ATGGGAGGTCATCTTCATGGAGGTCGGCGCGCCGTTGCGGCGCTAGGAGTGACGCTGCTCGCCGCGGTCGCGGTTGGCGGCTGCGACGACCCCACGCCTCAGCGGGCGCCCAGCTCACCGACCATGTCGCCCTCGCCGGCGTCCAGCCCTGGTCCCGCCGACATCGCGAGGTGGGCGGCCGGCCGCTCGGACCCTGTTCCAGACACCATCTATCCGAGTCGGGGCAACGCCGGACTCGACGTCCTGCACTACGGGCTCGACCTGACCTGGTCGCAGCAGACCAGGACCTTAACCGGCACGGCGGCCCTGCAGCTGCGCGCAACGGCCGACCTGCCGCGGATCACCCTCGACTTCCTCCATGACTACGTCATCGACTCAGTGACGGTCAACGGGAAGTCCGTCAGCGGATCGACGTCCCCGCAGGACAAGCTCACGGTGCCCACCCCGCTCACGAAGGATGCTGCCGCCGCTGTGGTCGTTCGCTACCACGGCACTCCGCGTCCGATCGCAGACCCGTCCAAGCGCACCGACATCGAGCCGCTCGGGCTGACCGTGACACCGACCGGCGAGCTCTGGACGATGCAGGAGCCGTACGGCGCCCTCACCTGGTACCCCGTCAACGACCAGCCTTCCGACAAGGCGTTGTACGACATCGCCGTCACCGCGCCCGCGGGCTGGGTCGGCGTGGCATCGGGTACGCCAGCGGGGACCAGCGGACAGACCAACCGGTACACGACCACCGACCCGGTGTCGTCGTACCTCACGACCGTGGCGGTCGGGCCGTTCAAGAAGGAGGAGGCGAACGGGCCGCGAGGACTGCCACTGACGTACTGGGTCCGGCCGCAGGACGCTGACGAGCTCGAGGTCGCGCGCGAGTCCCCGGCGATGATCGCCTGGCTCGAGCAGCGGTTCGGACCGTACCCGTTCGCCAGCGGGGGCCTGGTCGTGGTCGACAGCCGTTCGGCGATGGAGACCCAGCAGCTGGTCACGATGGGACAGATGGGCCCGGTGGGCATCGGACGGCCGCGGTTCGAGCGCAACCTGCTGCACGAGTACGCGCACCAGTGGTTCGGCGACACGGTCAGTCCGAAGACGTGGAAGGACGTCTGGCTCAACGAGGGCTGGGCCTACTACGCGCAGGTGCTGTGGCAGCAGGACAAGGACCACACGCCCAATGCCGATCTGGACCAGATGATGCTGACGGAAGATGCCGCCGATCGGAAGGAGTCCGGGCCACCCGGAACTCCTCGTGCGGACAGCTTCGCGGCGCGCAACGTCTACACCTGCGCCGCGGCGATGCTGCACCAGATCCGCAAGACCGTCGGTGACACCGCGTTCTTCACGATGGCACGTGGCTGGTCGCAGGAGCATCGCAACGGCAGCGCCGATCGGGCGACCTTCATCGCCTACGTCAACAAGAGCACCGGCCGTGACCTCACTGCGCTGATCAACACATGGCTGGACTCCACGACCCAGCCCCGACCGGTGACCTGA
- a CDS encoding NUDIX hydrolase, with translation MTDLERTLTAASDPTQRRHVVRSTVRVLLVDDQDRVLLFQDSDPGIDKTWWILPGGGIDPGESELDAVVREIDEETGLALGRAAVLGPLARRHVVHGYSDQVVDQDDAFYVARVATFEVSTVGFTPEEQVTIQQHRWWSRADVLAATDEIWPANLMDLWDLVGVTKAWPVVLDQVEESSVPASLGHHGAVQDR, from the coding sequence GTGACCGATCTCGAGCGCACCCTCACCGCCGCATCGGACCCCACCCAACGCCGACATGTCGTGCGCTCGACCGTACGAGTGCTGCTGGTCGACGATCAGGACCGGGTCCTGCTCTTCCAGGACAGCGACCCCGGCATCGACAAGACCTGGTGGATCCTGCCCGGCGGCGGCATCGATCCGGGGGAGTCCGAGCTCGACGCCGTGGTGCGTGAGATCGATGAGGAGACCGGCCTCGCGCTCGGACGCGCAGCCGTGCTCGGGCCGTTGGCCCGGAGGCACGTCGTGCATGGCTACAGCGACCAGGTCGTCGATCAGGACGATGCGTTCTATGTCGCACGGGTCGCGACGTTCGAGGTGAGCACCGTCGGCTTCACGCCGGAGGAGCAGGTCACGATCCAGCAGCACCGCTGGTGGAGCCGCGCCGACGTCCTGGCCGCGACGGATGAGATCTGGCCGGCAAACCTGATGGATCTGTGGGACCTCGTGGGGGTCACCAAGGCGTGGCCGGTCGTGCTGGATCAGGTCGAGGAGTCCAGCGTTCCCGCGTCTCTCGGTCACCACGGGGCGGTCCAGGACAGATGA